The proteins below come from a single Tsuneonella deserti genomic window:
- a CDS encoding ParA family protein, with the protein MITIAIANQKGGVGKTTTAINIATAMAATGWKTLLIDLDPQGNASTGMGVGSEDRGSSSYDLLVEDITLAECVQPTGIPGLDIVPATVDLSGAEIELVSVEDRTGRLNKVLGGHKGHDIAFIDCPPSLGLLTLNALGAADTLLVPLQCEFFALEGLSQLLQTVERVQQRFNPDLGIIGVVLTMFDRRNRLTDQVAEDVRSCLGPLVFESVIPRNVRLSEAPSHGLPALVYDHNCPGSRAYIALARELIGRLPEQRKAA; encoded by the coding sequence ATGATCACTATTGCCATCGCTAACCAGAAGGGAGGGGTCGGCAAGACGACCACCGCCATAAACATCGCCACCGCGATGGCTGCAACTGGTTGGAAAACCTTGCTTATTGACCTCGACCCCCAAGGAAATGCGTCTACGGGGATGGGAGTTGGGAGCGAAGACCGCGGTAGCTCGAGTTATGATCTGCTCGTAGAGGACATCACACTTGCCGAATGCGTTCAACCGACGGGCATTCCGGGTCTCGATATCGTACCCGCGACGGTCGACTTGTCGGGTGCCGAGATCGAGCTGGTGTCGGTGGAGGACCGGACCGGTCGGCTGAACAAGGTTCTAGGGGGCCACAAGGGTCACGATATTGCCTTTATTGACTGCCCTCCGTCACTCGGCCTGTTGACCCTCAATGCGCTGGGAGCGGCCGATACACTGCTCGTGCCACTCCAATGTGAATTCTTTGCCCTGGAAGGCTTGTCGCAGCTTCTTCAGACGGTGGAGAGGGTGCAGCAGAGGTTCAACCCTGATCTGGGCATCATCGGGGTTGTGCTCACGATGTTCGATCGGAGGAACCGCCTGACCGATCAAGTGGCCGAAGACGTGAGGTCCTGCCTCGGCCCACTCGTGTTCGAATCGGTCATTCCCCGCAATGTCCGGCTTTCGGAGGCCCCCAGTCATGGCCTGCCGGCTCTTGTTTATGATCACAATTGCCCTGGAAGCCGCGCCTATATTGCACTGGCCCGAGAATTGATCGGCCGCCTTCCCGAGCAGAGGAAAGCCGCATGA
- a CDS encoding Csu type fimbrial protein: MTNTLPVRVRVTTGCSLQTRPLTFDATGITGTNPIDATTTITVKCTPNTDFDIDIDTGLYANGASANRRMFSALTSSYVSYDVYRDSPRNNVWGRGKTRNVAGNSGTGAPVEFVLYGRVQNTGKIVAGDYSDTLLVTLNF; encoded by the coding sequence GTGACCAATACCCTGCCCGTCCGCGTGCGGGTAACCACTGGGTGTTCGCTTCAAACCCGTCCGCTCACCTTTGATGCGACCGGCATTACCGGTACGAATCCGATCGACGCCACCACGACGATAACCGTCAAGTGCACACCCAATACCGATTTCGACATTGATATCGATACCGGCCTGTACGCGAATGGCGCCAGCGCTAACCGTCGCATGTTCAGTGCGTTGACCAGCAGCTACGTTTCATATGATGTTTACCGGGACAGCCCGCGAAACAATGTATGGGGCCGGGGGAAGACGCGGAACGTGGCCGGCAATTCGGGCACCGGGGCGCCAGTAGAATTCGTCCTTTATGGCCGAGTCCAGAACACCGGAAAGATCGTTGCCGGCGACTATTCCGACACGCTGCTCGTCACCCTCAATTTCTGA
- the rsmG gene encoding 16S rRNA (guanine(527)-N(7))-methyltransferase RsmG: protein MITTEEEARDFVSARCSRAALTRLERFVEMLIAENSRQNLVARATLDQIWQRHIADSVQLLDHVPRETGIWLDLGTGAGFPGVVVGLVRESQDLIIVESRRKRVEWLECVVSELELKHCRVEGRRVEDVEAFSADVISARAFAPLEKLLKLARRFSTNDTVWLLPKGRSAEQELSDFSERERHMFHVEQSQTDPESGIIVGRFAGDSSG, encoded by the coding sequence GTGATTACCACTGAGGAAGAAGCACGCGATTTCGTGTCGGCGCGGTGTAGTCGCGCAGCGTTGACACGTCTTGAGCGATTCGTCGAAATGCTAATTGCCGAGAATTCGAGGCAAAATCTCGTAGCTCGCGCTACGCTCGACCAGATTTGGCAGCGCCACATCGCCGATAGCGTGCAACTCCTTGATCACGTTCCACGTGAAACAGGCATTTGGTTGGATCTCGGAACCGGAGCGGGTTTCCCTGGCGTGGTCGTGGGATTGGTACGCGAAAGCCAAGACCTTATAATCGTTGAATCACGAAGGAAGCGGGTAGAATGGCTTGAGTGCGTAGTTTCAGAGCTGGAGCTCAAACATTGTCGCGTCGAGGGAAGGCGGGTCGAAGACGTTGAGGCTTTCTCGGCCGATGTTATTTCCGCTCGAGCGTTTGCGCCGCTTGAGAAGCTGCTGAAGCTGGCCCGACGCTTTTCCACAAACGACACCGTTTGGTTGTTGCCGAAGGGACGTTCTGCGGAGCAAGAGTTATCCGACTTCTCAGAAAGAGAGCGACATATGTTCCACGTGGAACAATCGCAGACCGACCCCGAATCGGGGATTATTGTCGGTAGGTTCGCCGGAGACAGCAGCGGATGA
- a CDS encoding ParB/RepB/Spo0J family partition protein: MSEQADPIRFSLPERPKNDTRKKLGRGLGALMGETRREEPLVVEEAASGTDSAQVRREGLMMLPISAIEPLPGQPRKRFDDAALEELAQSIAQRGVIQPIIVTPTDGGGYRLVAGERRWRAAQRAQLHEIPALVRQLGEREVMALALIENLQREDLNPVEEARAYQRLSEDEGMTQGEIARLVDKSRSHVANIQRLLQLPDAVLDLVQNGALSMGHARALIGHEAAQEIARRAVSDGLSVRDVERIVRRGGEGESVRRPARVARDPAKDADIAAVQRHLEEFLGLNVQIKTDTDPRSGAVTIKYRTLDQLDLICQRLTGGDI, from the coding sequence ATGAGCGAACAGGCCGACCCGATTCGCTTTTCGCTTCCGGAGCGTCCGAAGAACGACACCCGCAAGAAACTTGGCCGCGGCCTGGGTGCTTTGATGGGCGAGACGCGACGCGAAGAGCCGCTTGTCGTGGAAGAAGCCGCCTCCGGCACCGATTCGGCGCAGGTGAGGCGCGAGGGGCTTATGATGCTGCCGATTTCGGCGATCGAGCCCCTTCCAGGGCAACCCCGAAAACGATTCGACGACGCCGCTCTCGAGGAATTGGCTCAGTCCATCGCCCAGCGCGGTGTTATCCAGCCGATCATTGTTACCCCAACAGACGGGGGAGGCTACCGCCTCGTGGCTGGCGAGCGGCGCTGGCGAGCAGCCCAGCGCGCGCAGCTCCACGAAATTCCGGCGCTAGTCCGTCAACTCGGCGAGCGGGAGGTTATGGCACTTGCGCTGATCGAAAACCTCCAGCGCGAGGACCTCAATCCGGTCGAAGAAGCGCGAGCCTACCAGCGCCTGTCCGAAGATGAAGGGATGACCCAAGGCGAAATCGCCCGCCTGGTCGACAAATCACGGAGCCACGTGGCGAATATCCAGCGCTTGCTGCAATTACCCGATGCAGTGCTCGATCTGGTGCAAAACGGGGCGCTTTCGATGGGGCACGCCCGTGCTTTGATTGGCCACGAGGCCGCTCAAGAGATCGCCCGTCGTGCCGTGAGCGATGGCCTCTCGGTTCGCGACGTCGAGAGGATCGTACGCCGGGGTGGTGAGGGCGAATCAGTACGCAGGCCCGCCCGGGTCGCGCGCGATCCGGCAAAGGATGCCGACATCGCCGCGGTCCAGCGACATCTTGAGGAGTTCCTTGGCCTTAACGTCCAGATCAAGACGGACACCGATCCGCGATCGGGCGCGGTAACGATCAAGTATCGCACTTTGGATCAACTTGATCTTATTTGCCAAAGACTTACCGGCGGAGACATCTAG